In Brachypodium distachyon strain Bd21 chromosome 5, Brachypodium_distachyon_v3.0, whole genome shotgun sequence, the genomic window CCGGGACATCGACTTCCGTGGCCGGGACTGCGTCCACGTCGCGCGCCCCCGTCAAAACCCCGCTCACCCCCGGCCTCAGCAGCTAGCTCAAATCCGCAGCCGGGCGCCGGGAAAGAAAGCTTGGCTGAGAATCGCCTTGtccctgcaggctgcagcagccAATCGCCGTGCTAGCTCGGCGCGCGTGCGAtggagggggaggagaagTCGGTGGCTGCTGGCGCGGGGGCCTACTGGGGCGTGGGGGCTCGGGCGTGCGACGCGTgcgccggcgaggcggccAGGCTCTTCTGCCGCGCCGACGCGGCGTTCCTGTGCACGGGGtgcgacgcgcgcgcgcacgggcACGGGTCGCGCCACGCGCGGGTGTGGCTGTGCGAGGTCTGCGAGCACGCGCCCGCCGCGGTCACGTGCAAGGCCGACGCCGCGGCGCTCTGCGCCGCCTGCGACGCCGACATCCACGCCGCCAACCCGCTCGCGCGACGCCACGAGCGGGTCCCCGTCGCGCCCTTCTTCGGCGCGCTCGACGTCGACGCGCCCAACAAGCACTTCGTGGGCGGAGCCGGAGCCCATGCCCCGGCCGCTGCTGGAATAAAcaacgaggaagacgaagacgaccgGAGCAACGACGCCGAGGCGGCGTCGTGGCTGCTCCCGGAGCCCGACCAGAAAGTCGGCGGCGCGTTCTTCGCGGACTCCGACCCTTATAACCTCGACCTGGACTTCGCGCGCTCCATGGACGACATCAAGGCCATCAGCGTGCAGCTCAACGGTGCCCAGGCCGAGCTCGGCCTCACGGGCGGCAACAACAAGCTCTTCTACTCCGATCACTCCATGAACCACAGCGTAAGCGCGCATATCCGATCAATTCTAGCAGCACGCACCTAGTTAGCTCCCGATTGATCCACGAGCTGTATATGTGCGCAGGTGACGTCGTCGGAGGCTGCGGTGGTGCCGGAgtcggcgccggtggcggtggtgaGCAGGGGCAGGGAGCGGGAGGCGCGGCTGATGCGGTACAGGGAGAAGCGCAAGAGCCGGCGGTTCGAGAAGACCATCCGCTACGCGTCGCGCAAGGCGTACGCCGAGACCCGGCCGCGCGTCAAGGGCCGCTTCGCCAAGCGCACGggcaacggcggcgccgcagcgctgggggaggaggaggacgagcacgAGGGGCTCTACTCCTCGGCGGCCGCAGCCGTCGCCGCGCTCCTGCAGGCGCCCGGGGCAGGGCACGGGCACGGGCCCGAGCTCGACTACGGCGTGGACGGCGTCGTGCCCACCTTGGTCTAGACGTACGGTACCGATCGCCCTTCCCTTGATTATTGGGCGCGCTAgtaatttttgttgcatgcacaTACGCACGCGATGTAATTTTTGTTGTATGATTCGTTCGCTGGAGCGCGATCCGGACTTcaaatccaatccaatccaagcCCCCCCTCCCTTTTCTCAGCCCTGTATAATTTCCCTGTATATTATCACCTCACTTTTGCTTAACGATCATTTTTGCGCTGCTTCACTAGCGGTAATGATTAATGAATATGCTGTACGTGCAAAGTCGCTTTTGCTGTTCCTGCGCAGCGCGGCAACTTGAGCCTTGAGGTGAccggacgaggacgacgagcaAGGCTGCAAGGAGGAGGTCGATCGGTTGGTCATTCTTTAGTGCGGCATATCTTTCTCCATTCCGAAACTGGATAAGCTCTGGACCGATCGAATCCAGAATGACAAGTGTCCGGTTGCCGTCCTGCtgatatgccttcttctttctttgccTTGTGCGTGCTGTTTCTTATACCTCTCTGTATCGCTGCCACCAGCGCTAGCTTTAGAGCTGGAGCAAATGCGACAGTACAACTGTTATTTGATGCTTCGGAAATCAGGGACCGTCTTCCTTTGACTGTTGAGATTCGGTTTTGTTTCATGTGTGCGTCTGTCTTGGTTTGCAGTACTGAGTAAAGTCGAGTAGGTTCTTTCGATATAACTTTCGGGGATCGATCAACGTAGACACGATCGCATGAGAATTTACATACGAATGAGATGTTTTAGCCGACGGTGCGGGTGCAATGCGTGGTCCATCTGTACGTACTCGTAGCACCACA contains:
- the LOC100821263 gene encoding zinc finger protein CONSTANS-LIKE 3, giving the protein MEGEEKSVAAGAGAYWGVGARACDACAGEAARLFCRADAAFLCTGCDARAHGHGSRHARVWLCEVCEHAPAAVTCKADAAALCAACDADIHAANPLARRHERVPVAPFFGALDVDAPNKHFVGGAGAHAPAAAGINNEEDEDDRSNDAEAASWLLPEPDQKVGGAFFADSDPYNLDLDFARSMDDIKAISVQLNGAQAELGLTGGNNKLFYSDHSMNHSVTSSEAAVVPESAPVAVVSRGREREARLMRYREKRKSRRFEKTIRYASRKAYAETRPRVKGRFAKRTGNGGAAALGEEEDEHEGLYSSAAAAVAALLQAPGAGHGHGPELDYGVDGVVPTLV